One genomic region from Stackebrandtia nassauensis DSM 44728 encodes:
- a CDS encoding helix-turn-helix domain-containing protein — protein sequence MTGIEGEGHTPPSSVARHRLRQLRDRLGLTVDDVVERCRRLGATDVTDNIIWNIESGRRKLSLDVTVTLAAALGVPFMSLLVPDDPDATIHATPAVPVSPNRFAAWSTGTAPLPGADAGAFAEAAADLPLPGREPEDVDWQSRVRWAITHIDDHAETAAQKLNQSARDFLTAFEVVATESPSAKDALSLLQRRLGSTPDASKDDP from the coding sequence ATGACAGGAATTGAAGGCGAAGGTCATACTCCGCCCAGCAGCGTCGCGCGGCATCGCCTGCGACAGCTGCGCGATCGACTCGGCCTCACCGTCGACGACGTCGTGGAGCGATGCCGCCGGCTTGGTGCCACGGACGTCACCGACAACATCATCTGGAACATCGAGTCCGGCAGGCGCAAGCTTTCACTGGATGTAACCGTGACGTTGGCGGCGGCGCTCGGTGTGCCCTTCATGTCGTTGCTCGTTCCCGACGATCCCGACGCCACCATCCACGCGACTCCAGCGGTGCCCGTGTCGCCGAATCGGTTCGCCGCATGGTCAACCGGCACCGCACCACTTCCGGGAGCTGACGCCGGCGCCTTCGCCGAAGCCGCGGCCGACCTGCCCCTGCCTGGCCGCGAGCCCGAGGATGTCGACTGGCAGTCGCGTGTTCGATGGGCCATCACTCACATTGATGACCATGCCGAGACCGCGGCCCAGAAACTCAACCAGAGTGCCCGCGACTTCCTCACTGCCTTCGAGGTTGTGGCTACAGAATCGCCTTCCGCGAAGGACGCGTTGAGTCTTTTGCAGCGACGTCTTGGATCTACTCCAGATGCCAGTAAGGATGATCCTTAG
- a CDS encoding DddA-like double-stranded DNA deaminase toxin produces the protein MTTFEQLVAAVNNAVAEVGEARTLAAQGIQHVARSSTRMENIACGSSSYRLRDVLAALTAAITAIEHSNTAAASASAQLNTYLAAIGNSTTTVEAQPEAAPPPAAAESLDSTPRLPDGGIDFHALAKRLGLLEARPTEQPPFDPRRFNPACWQGLKPYDQAGTAEGNLFIAPGKRWNTRPMQASKLEVGPQSDLHPQWRSRKAPWHIEGKIAAYMRQKGFTDGCVYLNARPCSGPDGCARNLPDLLPVGSTLHVHARYIDRTGETRFYYREYRGTGKALT, from the coding sequence ATGACCACGTTTGAACAGCTCGTCGCTGCCGTGAACAACGCGGTCGCCGAAGTGGGCGAAGCTCGAACTTTAGCGGCTCAAGGCATCCAGCACGTCGCGCGGTCGTCGACCCGGATGGAGAACATTGCCTGCGGCTCCTCCTCCTACCGGCTGCGTGACGTGCTGGCCGCACTGACTGCCGCCATCACGGCGATCGAGCACAGCAACACGGCAGCAGCATCCGCCTCGGCCCAGCTCAATACATACCTGGCGGCGATCGGCAACTCGACCACAACCGTTGAGGCTCAACCAGAAGCAGCACCACCGCCAGCAGCCGCCGAGAGCCTCGACAGCACCCCACGTCTCCCAGATGGCGGCATCGACTTCCACGCGCTCGCCAAGCGGCTCGGGCTTCTCGAAGCCCGTCCGACGGAGCAGCCGCCGTTCGACCCCCGGCGATTCAACCCGGCCTGCTGGCAAGGGCTCAAACCCTACGACCAGGCCGGAACCGCCGAGGGGAACCTGTTCATCGCGCCCGGCAAGCGATGGAACACCCGCCCGATGCAGGCCAGCAAGCTCGAAGTCGGACCCCAAAGCGATCTTCACCCGCAGTGGCGATCCCGAAAAGCTCCCTGGCACATCGAAGGCAAGATTGCCGCGTACATGCGGCAGAAGGGATTCACCGACGGGTGCGTCTACCTCAATGCTCGCCCCTGTTCTGGACCAGACGGCTGCGCGCGAAACCTCCCCGACTTGCTGCCTGTGGGATCTACGCTGCACGTACACGCCCGATACATCGACCGCACCGGCGAGACCCGTTTCTATTACAGGGAGTATCGGGGAACCGGAAAGGCACTGACTTGA
- a CDS encoding DUF397 domain-containing protein produces MVDPRWRKSSRSSGSNSSQCVEVANLIPAIGVRDSKHLDSGVLTVPHNDWIGLVASVKSNQFDSR; encoded by the coding sequence ATGGTTGACCCACGGTGGCGCAAGTCGAGCCGCAGCAGCGGCAGCAACAGCAGCCAATGCGTTGAGGTAGCGAACCTGATTCCGGCCATCGGTGTCCGGGATTCCAAGCACCTCGACAGCGGCGTCCTCACTGTCCCCCACAACGACTGGATCGGTCTTGTCGCTTCGGTCAAGTCCAACCAGTTCGATTCACGATGA
- a CDS encoding lanthionine synthetase C family protein encodes MTTIEEQVLTVADRLLKPEAVLNAVGRADAASLTRGLAGTALLHARLAHIDPRFARAAQQHWTAAAAHLKNHRHGFSGIAGGQGGLAASLIIGTGYLPEGNRHHAAAAGASWLAVCARDAADLYQRTDLLTWDVYDAITGLSGIGRVLLAAQSSGYDDVESGLMAALTALTAILEPRDTGRPGWWMPAENHPNLARIHPSGAATTGLAHGVAGPLALLATAHVAGWSVPGQAEGIDHAADWLLDWRRDDGTWPPSVTGDELDTAQPPSTPGRADAWCYGTPGISRSLHLAGLALDDPHLQAAAISAVDTMGSRKPAEWDVEGPTLCHGYAGFLQSAPDNHPVAGAVVEAISAYFDSSHRFGFQHRDQGQTHVEPGLLTGAAGVALALAEHQDLPTPGTPASWECLLNLS; translated from the coding sequence ATGACCACCATCGAGGAACAAGTTCTGACGGTTGCCGATCGGCTTCTTAAACCCGAAGCGGTCCTCAACGCGGTAGGCAGAGCCGATGCGGCTTCGCTGACTCGTGGATTGGCGGGGACCGCGCTGCTGCACGCCCGCCTCGCGCACATTGATCCGCGCTTCGCTCGCGCTGCCCAGCAGCACTGGACTGCCGCCGCCGCTCACCTTAAAAATCACCGACACGGGTTCAGCGGTATCGCTGGCGGGCAAGGCGGCCTGGCTGCTTCCCTCATCATCGGCACCGGCTACCTCCCCGAAGGCAACCGTCACCACGCTGCCGCTGCGGGTGCTTCCTGGCTGGCTGTGTGCGCCCGCGATGCGGCCGACCTGTACCAGCGCACCGACCTACTCACCTGGGACGTCTACGATGCGATCACCGGCCTATCAGGAATCGGGCGCGTACTGCTGGCGGCTCAAAGCTCGGGATACGACGACGTCGAATCGGGCCTTATGGCAGCGCTGACGGCGCTGACCGCGATCCTCGAACCCCGCGACACCGGACGTCCAGGATGGTGGATGCCTGCCGAGAACCATCCGAATCTCGCACGAATCCACCCGTCGGGAGCAGCAACCACCGGCCTGGCCCACGGCGTCGCCGGTCCCCTGGCTCTCCTTGCCACCGCACACGTCGCCGGATGGTCCGTACCCGGCCAGGCCGAAGGGATCGACCACGCCGCCGACTGGCTCCTGGACTGGCGCCGAGATGACGGCACCTGGCCGCCGTCGGTCACTGGCGACGAACTCGACACCGCCCAACCACCGTCGACTCCGGGCCGCGCCGACGCATGGTGCTACGGCACCCCCGGCATCAGCCGCTCCCTACACCTCGCCGGGCTCGCACTCGACGACCCACACCTACAGGCTGCCGCGATCTCCGCGGTGGACACCATGGGTTCCCGGAAACCAGCCGAGTGGGACGTGGAGGGACCGACGCTGTGCCACGGTTACGCCGGGTTCCTTCAATCGGCTCCCGACAACCACCCTGTTGCCGGGGCCGTCGTCGAAGCCATCAGCGCTTACTTCGACTCGAGCCACCGATTCGGATTCCAGCATCGCGACCAGGGCCAAACCCACGTTGAACCCGGCCTCTTGACCGGCGCGGCCGGTGTCGCCCTCGCGCTGGCCGAACACCAAGACCTCCCCACACCAGGCACCCCAGCCAGCTGGGAATGCCTGCTCAACCTGTCATAA
- a CDS encoding helix-turn-helix domain-containing protein encodes MTNSTLQAIRKGLLLSQDEFARALREAGQRAGVPNDASKRLVQRWESGESASPRPVYARALESVTGLPITELGFAVPVPAARVTPNGQGGHDVAASGPDFEVIAPVAHAGKNATSTNYSGIWLSRYEYYSSGRGDTFIGVHYVLVLQHGDRLTARSLPGSSDSPLTMDLTVDGSVVTGTWVEQTHKDGYYRGARYHGAIQMIAEPTGRKISGKWLGFGKEMEVNSGPWALIFQDASTNKSTMNKYNKRPPVE; translated from the coding sequence ATGACGAACTCGACGTTGCAAGCAATCCGGAAGGGGCTGCTGCTGTCTCAAGACGAATTCGCGCGTGCGCTCCGGGAAGCCGGACAGCGCGCGGGAGTCCCCAACGACGCGTCGAAACGCCTGGTGCAGCGATGGGAATCCGGCGAGAGCGCGTCGCCACGTCCGGTCTATGCCCGAGCGCTCGAATCCGTGACCGGCCTGCCGATCACCGAGCTCGGATTCGCTGTACCGGTTCCGGCCGCTCGGGTGACCCCCAACGGTCAAGGGGGACACGACGTAGCCGCGAGCGGGCCCGACTTCGAGGTCATCGCGCCCGTTGCGCATGCCGGCAAGAACGCGACCTCGACGAACTATTCGGGCATCTGGCTGTCGCGTTACGAGTACTACTCCTCCGGGCGCGGCGACACCTTCATCGGCGTCCACTACGTCCTGGTGCTGCAACACGGCGACCGACTGACCGCCCGCAGCCTCCCCGGATCCTCCGACTCGCCGCTGACGATGGACCTCACCGTGGACGGTTCCGTTGTGACGGGAACCTGGGTGGAGCAGACCCACAAGGACGGGTACTACCGGGGAGCCCGGTACCACGGTGCGATCCAGATGATCGCCGAACCAACCGGCCGCAAGATCAGTGGAAAATGGCTCGGCTTCGGCAAGGAAATGGAAGTCAACAGTGGACCATGGGCGTTGATCTTCCAGGACGCTTCGACTAACAAGTCCACGATGAACAAGTACAACAAGCGCCCGCCCGTGGAGTGA
- the fxlM gene encoding methyltransferase, FxLD system, with protein sequence MRNAMVDGIVKWAKLSDATAAAMRKVERHRFVPAATLKEAYTDDTVVTRRDEAGIATSSASAPWLQGMMLDQLELRPGMTVLEIGAGTGVNAGYVTELVGPSGHVTTIDIQPDVAEDARTALALTGATNVEVICGDGEYGYPANAPYDRVIATAGAWDIPEHWVEQLKPDGLMVVPLRMNGLTRSVAFTRDEHGVWHSKSAVNCGFMPVRGDGEVIETNVQIAKDVVVRIDDGQDLDVEALKDAIADSGEVEWTGILIDAPLDLLDFYMADMDGFCRILAPPSIAERGLAEPMNGWGSMGAATPDAVGYLTKRYGPLHPKLYELGTCAYGPQAQAMVDELTKRVYAWDRARKSVTGVHIEIHPSGQGDTADALMTIDKRHSRVIVRPA encoded by the coding sequence ATGCGCAACGCGATGGTCGACGGCATCGTCAAGTGGGCGAAACTGTCGGACGCGACCGCGGCGGCAATGCGCAAAGTCGAGCGGCACCGATTCGTTCCGGCCGCCACGCTTAAAGAGGCGTACACCGACGACACGGTGGTGACGCGTCGCGACGAGGCCGGGATCGCCACTAGCTCGGCGTCCGCGCCGTGGCTGCAAGGGATGATGCTCGACCAGCTTGAGCTGCGGCCCGGCATGACGGTGCTGGAGATCGGGGCCGGGACCGGCGTCAACGCTGGCTACGTGACCGAATTGGTCGGGCCCAGCGGTCACGTCACCACCATCGATATTCAGCCTGATGTCGCCGAAGACGCCCGCACCGCGCTCGCGCTCACCGGGGCTACGAACGTCGAGGTCATCTGCGGCGACGGCGAATACGGATATCCCGCGAACGCTCCGTACGACCGGGTCATCGCTACGGCCGGGGCCTGGGACATCCCGGAGCACTGGGTCGAGCAGCTCAAACCGGACGGGCTCATGGTCGTCCCGCTGCGCATGAACGGCTTGACCCGTTCGGTCGCGTTCACCCGGGACGAACACGGCGTGTGGCACTCGAAGAGCGCGGTCAACTGCGGGTTCATGCCAGTCAGGGGCGACGGCGAAGTCATCGAGACCAACGTCCAGATCGCCAAGGACGTGGTGGTCCGTATCGATGACGGTCAAGACCTCGACGTCGAAGCGCTCAAGGACGCGATTGCCGATTCCGGGGAAGTCGAATGGACGGGCATTCTCATCGACGCGCCACTAGACCTGCTGGACTTTTACATGGCCGATATGGACGGTTTCTGCCGCATCCTGGCCCCACCGTCCATCGCCGAGCGCGGGCTGGCCGAACCCATGAACGGCTGGGGAAGCATGGGCGCCGCGACCCCGGACGCGGTGGGGTACTTGACGAAGCGTTACGGCCCGCTGCACCCGAAGCTGTACGAACTGGGCACCTGCGCGTACGGGCCGCAAGCGCAAGCCATGGTCGATGAGCTGACCAAACGGGTCTACGCCTGGGACCGGGCGCGCAAGTCGGTCACCGGCGTCCACATTGAGATCCACCCATCGGGGCAAGGCGACACCGCCGACGCGCTCATGACCATCGACAAGCGGCACTCCCGGGTCATCGTCCGACCCGCGTAA
- a CDS encoding lantibiotic dehydratase — protein sequence MTSHSTRRGTAFTTPFRVADPRSGLARLPLLHNDPSPNTSIDPVVAEGMFLCSEIHADVSPDSAEQRRATERAFDIRARRRTTPQGVFAGVTELDINVAASTLSVRTEHKVRSYPNPVWVHEIGDRVLDSAAVLHALTYTTNNLAARRGDRLDVQRPSSDPRTGPQRMSVRRTEAVEVVLDVARSGASWKQITTALTQRWPSIQDTTVEVVMRQLTRSGFLLTDLDPVDTCTDPLGHLLAKLPASEPVREPLSWLRAALAEADAHPPGHPARMAALKTARNIADDLFATWRPICTDTAMNAHISIPARVAEEAAQAANVLWRMPPRHDPLAEWHERFLHRYGTGRLVPLLEVCDPVTGLGCDPGNTEVVPPPESTEALARLINVALTSNKMEVQLDAATITALDQRRPSDACEPSAELYATVVARDEHDRDAGKFVLAVTNMASPAGSTRARFAGLLPDASVASDPGHGTMTAELAFRPTSHTVAALTGRADNAPWRIPIGTIPQSGDLALDDLAVVSDGARLRLWSTQNNRPVRPVHHNQVGHHLMPPVAAFLCLLGQHGNTGLSPWTWGPFERAPFTPRVRFRDVILSPARWRLPEEVRDAATDRSTWATALRRWRTSARPAPPATVVIDTSDRKLPLDLDRGDDRELLRRYVNRDVTAVTEPPGGPDAVQAVALGERGHHVLEIVVPVSASHTEETAPPAPALARQSRHSVFTPGSEWLSLAIDAPPSTQDAVLARLADAAHHATGLWHRWFWIRYHTPARGPHLRVRFRGDPRPLGGQLLPLLGDTCANLTTDGLSGGFGIEEYRQEIERYGGEHAIEYVEDTFHHDANLVAHLLAESSDPDERLALTAASAAEIVRIVADGNRAALVPHRLERADRRTHARVRPRARSIDDGTPAHRPLWYERTAALTAYRAVLPPDRRIDCASSLIHMHANRLLGDNHRERIARALAVDLIAREAP from the coding sequence ATGACCAGCCACAGCACGCGACGCGGGACGGCATTCACTACGCCGTTCCGCGTCGCGGATCCCCGGTCCGGGCTGGCCCGGCTTCCGCTGTTGCACAACGATCCCAGCCCGAACACCTCGATAGATCCTGTCGTGGCCGAGGGGATGTTCCTTTGCTCCGAGATCCACGCCGATGTCTCCCCCGACAGCGCCGAGCAGCGCCGCGCCACCGAACGGGCATTTGACATCCGCGCACGGCGACGCACCACCCCGCAAGGCGTGTTCGCGGGCGTCACCGAACTGGACATCAACGTCGCGGCGTCGACCCTGTCCGTCCGCACCGAGCACAAAGTCCGGTCGTACCCCAATCCCGTGTGGGTCCATGAGATCGGTGATCGCGTGCTGGACAGCGCCGCCGTGTTGCACGCGCTGACCTATACGACCAACAATCTCGCGGCGCGGCGCGGTGACCGCCTGGATGTCCAACGCCCCTCCAGCGACCCGCGAACCGGACCGCAGCGCATGAGCGTTCGCCGCACCGAGGCCGTCGAAGTCGTCCTGGACGTCGCTCGGTCCGGTGCGTCGTGGAAGCAGATCACCACCGCGCTGACACAACGGTGGCCGAGCATCCAGGACACCACGGTTGAGGTGGTCATGCGGCAGCTGACCCGCAGCGGTTTCTTGTTGACCGACCTGGATCCCGTCGATACCTGCACTGACCCGCTCGGTCACCTCCTGGCCAAACTCCCGGCGTCCGAACCGGTACGCGAACCGCTGTCGTGGCTGCGCGCCGCGCTGGCCGAAGCCGATGCACACCCGCCCGGCCACCCAGCACGTATGGCCGCGCTCAAGACCGCGCGCAATATCGCCGACGACCTGTTCGCGACCTGGCGACCCATCTGCACCGACACCGCGATGAACGCCCACATCTCCATCCCGGCACGCGTGGCCGAAGAGGCCGCTCAAGCCGCCAACGTCTTGTGGCGCATGCCGCCTCGGCATGATCCGCTGGCCGAATGGCACGAACGCTTCCTCCACCGCTACGGCACCGGCCGTCTCGTGCCCCTGCTGGAGGTGTGCGACCCCGTCACCGGATTGGGTTGCGACCCCGGCAACACCGAAGTAGTGCCCCCTCCGGAATCCACTGAAGCCTTGGCCCGGCTGATCAACGTTGCGTTGACCTCCAACAAGATGGAGGTACAGCTGGACGCGGCAACGATCACCGCGCTCGACCAGCGCCGCCCCAGTGACGCTTGCGAACCTTCGGCTGAGCTGTACGCGACGGTCGTTGCCCGTGACGAACACGACCGCGACGCCGGGAAGTTCGTCCTGGCCGTCACCAACATGGCTTCACCGGCCGGGTCAACTCGCGCCCGGTTCGCCGGCCTGCTCCCCGACGCCTCCGTTGCGAGCGACCCAGGGCACGGCACCATGACCGCCGAACTGGCATTCCGGCCCACGTCCCACACCGTCGCGGCGCTGACCGGCCGCGCGGACAACGCGCCGTGGCGCATCCCGATCGGCACGATCCCCCAGTCCGGCGACCTCGCGCTGGACGACCTCGCTGTGGTCTCTGACGGCGCCCGCCTGAGGCTTTGGTCCACACAGAACAACCGGCCGGTTCGGCCCGTCCACCACAACCAGGTAGGCCACCACCTGATGCCACCCGTGGCCGCGTTCTTGTGCCTGCTGGGCCAGCACGGCAACACCGGGTTGAGCCCGTGGACATGGGGACCATTCGAGCGTGCCCCCTTCACCCCACGGGTGCGCTTCCGCGACGTCATCCTGTCCCCGGCCCGCTGGCGACTCCCCGAAGAGGTCCGAGACGCCGCCACCGACCGGTCGACATGGGCCACGGCACTGCGACGCTGGCGCACCAGCGCCCGGCCCGCTCCACCGGCCACCGTCGTCATCGACACCAGCGACCGAAAACTTCCCCTTGACCTCGATCGTGGCGACGACCGCGAACTCCTGCGCCGCTACGTCAACCGAGACGTGACCGCGGTGACCGAACCGCCTGGCGGCCCCGACGCGGTTCAGGCCGTGGCCCTCGGAGAAAGAGGGCACCACGTCTTGGAGATTGTCGTGCCGGTCTCCGCTTCGCACACCGAGGAGACCGCACCACCGGCGCCGGCGCTGGCACGCCAATCCAGACACAGCGTGTTCACGCCGGGGAGCGAATGGCTGTCGCTGGCCATCGATGCTCCACCGTCGACTCAAGACGCCGTGCTGGCTCGCCTCGCCGACGCCGCGCACCACGCGACCGGGCTGTGGCACCGATGGTTCTGGATTCGCTACCACACTCCCGCGCGCGGACCCCACCTTCGAGTCCGGTTCCGCGGCGACCCGAGGCCCCTGGGCGGGCAACTACTCCCGCTGTTGGGCGACACCTGTGCGAACCTGACCACTGATGGTCTGTCCGGTGGATTCGGGATCGAGGAGTACCGCCAAGAGATCGAACGCTACGGCGGCGAGCACGCGATCGAATACGTCGAAGACACCTTCCACCACGACGCCAACCTTGTCGCACATCTCCTGGCCGAAAGCTCCGACCCGGATGAGCGCCTGGCGTTGACCGCCGCCTCGGCCGCCGAGATCGTCCGCATCGTCGCCGACGGGAACCGCGCGGCTCTGGTTCCGCACCGTCTGGAGAGGGCAGACCGTCGCACCCATGCCCGTGTCCGGCCTCGCGCCCGCTCCATCGATGACGGCACGCCCGCTCATCGGCCACTGTGGTATGAGCGCACCGCTGCCCTGACGGCATACCGCGCGGTCCTGCCACCGGACCGCCGCATCGACTGCGCTTCATCGCTGATTCATATGCACGCCAACCGTCTCCTGGGCGACAACCATCGTGAGCGCATCGCACGCGCACTCGCCGTAGATCTCATCGCGCGGGAGGCCCCATGA
- a CDS encoding FxLD family lanthipeptide, translating into MKPTLEATTDIEAFEDLFKLDVRIEAEGPSLSRCNPTNDGCSNSCTSVGCSANC; encoded by the coding sequence ATGAAGCCCACTCTCGAAGCCACAACGGACATCGAAGCCTTTGAGGACCTGTTCAAACTCGACGTACGCATCGAGGCCGAGGGCCCGAGCTTGAGCCGCTGCAACCCGACCAACGACGGCTGCTCCAACTCCTGCACGTCCGTCGGATGCTCGGCCAACTGCTGA
- a CDS encoding helix-turn-helix domain-containing protein: MSSNLNPNLAKIQLGRFLKEYRLRAGLKPGDAEVVKIAKASKLKAIEAGRVQSFRYADILAFGSIYDVTRDELDNLTELQEASEKPGWYHQFDVLEAFTTFLTMESVASKLLIVEIEFITGLFQIPEYTNALREFNLENKGGADKGVKSERQELVLDGEQPPEIVYITSEAALKRQVGGRKVMKAQLEHLVTMSERPGIDILVLPFSLGPHHAMFGPFTIMYFDGGEFPTTVYLESIDGSRYEEGERFIKLYESVSDKTRKQAIPIKDYAHG; encoded by the coding sequence ATGAGTAGCAACCTGAACCCAAATCTCGCGAAGATTCAACTTGGTCGGTTCCTCAAGGAGTACCGGCTCCGTGCCGGGCTCAAACCAGGAGACGCTGAGGTCGTCAAGATCGCCAAAGCCAGCAAGCTCAAAGCGATCGAGGCCGGACGCGTTCAGTCGTTCAGGTATGCCGACATTCTCGCTTTCGGGTCCATCTATGACGTCACCCGCGATGAACTGGACAACCTCACCGAGCTTCAAGAAGCCAGCGAGAAACCTGGGTGGTACCACCAATTTGACGTCTTGGAGGCATTCACGACGTTCCTGACGATGGAGAGCGTGGCGTCGAAGTTGCTCATCGTCGAGATCGAGTTCATCACCGGCCTGTTCCAGATCCCTGAGTACACAAATGCGTTGCGCGAGTTCAACTTGGAGAACAAGGGTGGCGCCGACAAAGGTGTCAAATCCGAACGTCAGGAACTGGTCCTGGACGGGGAGCAGCCACCTGAGATCGTCTACATCACCAGCGAGGCGGCCCTGAAGCGTCAAGTTGGCGGACGGAAAGTGATGAAAGCGCAGCTTGAGCACCTAGTGACGATGTCCGAACGGCCGGGCATCGACATCCTCGTGCTCCCGTTCAGCCTGGGACCGCACCACGCCATGTTTGGACCGTTCACCATCATGTACTTCGACGGCGGGGAGTTCCCCACCACGGTGTATCTAGAATCCATCGATGGAAGCCGCTACGAGGAGGGCGAGAGGTTCATCAAGCTCTACGAAAGCGTCTCCGACAAGACCCGCAAGCAAGCGATACCGATTAAGGATTACGCACATGGTTGA
- a CDS encoding DUF1173 family protein, producing MSLDDLYRDRARCARILASARAEDGHAWCECNCPQSKLVIRCRQGVWHLARWPGDRIGHAANCPFRGIDPGLTGRAAFSESAIQESRDGVHLRIATSLTTDLGTRSKPGLGDHHRGGGSNRHRLTLLGLLEYLWEESRLNEYRSGSRLWWGRCHHALVSQVENSFLGDQPLSEVMYVVPPFRKESAANNEATWNAFAAGLGSKNRRSRLGIVLGEFKDAAATSRGYRIRLRNFRKPIFVTRKLWDTLTMRFQSAFTSQMTAQGRQVGLWVVDKATRGYLRLSTAGIMATTQSWIPVDSGYELTMANALADANRSFLKPLRYQHCDVVLPDFVITDTNPRTYIEVWGIVGRESYERRKQEKQDYYKQRGLQLIEWNVSESIPEVPRLLSCRVSSRLSTEDAVTSSSGQFVAGLSSSDSHGNEQFPQATPAL from the coding sequence ATGAGTCTGGACGACTTGTACCGCGACCGCGCACGATGCGCGCGCATCCTGGCGAGCGCAAGAGCCGAAGACGGGCACGCCTGGTGCGAATGCAACTGCCCACAATCGAAACTGGTCATCCGATGCCGCCAAGGCGTCTGGCACCTGGCTCGGTGGCCCGGCGACCGAATCGGCCATGCGGCAAATTGTCCCTTCCGAGGCATAGACCCCGGGTTGACCGGCCGCGCTGCCTTCAGCGAATCCGCGATCCAGGAATCACGCGATGGGGTCCATCTCAGGATCGCCACCAGCTTGACGACGGATCTTGGTACCCGAAGTAAGCCGGGGCTCGGTGACCATCACCGTGGTGGTGGTTCGAATCGACACCGTCTGACGCTGCTGGGACTACTGGAATATCTCTGGGAGGAAAGCCGCCTCAACGAATACCGGAGTGGGTCACGGCTATGGTGGGGAAGGTGCCACCACGCGCTCGTAAGCCAAGTGGAAAACAGCTTCCTCGGCGACCAGCCTTTGAGCGAAGTGATGTATGTGGTTCCGCCGTTTCGGAAAGAAAGCGCGGCCAATAACGAAGCCACATGGAACGCATTTGCGGCGGGACTTGGTTCAAAGAATCGTCGCTCGCGCCTGGGGATCGTCCTAGGTGAATTCAAGGACGCGGCGGCGACTTCACGCGGGTACCGGATTCGACTGCGCAACTTCCGAAAGCCCATATTCGTGACGCGAAAACTGTGGGACACACTCACCATGAGGTTTCAATCTGCGTTCACCTCTCAGATGACTGCACAGGGCAGGCAAGTTGGCTTGTGGGTTGTCGACAAGGCGACGCGAGGGTATCTGCGATTGTCAACAGCTGGCATCATGGCGACGACACAGTCATGGATCCCTGTAGATTCGGGATACGAATTGACGATGGCCAATGCACTTGCCGATGCCAACCGGAGCTTCCTGAAACCATTGCGATATCAGCATTGTGACGTGGTACTGCCAGACTTCGTTATTACCGACACCAACCCAAGAACATATATTGAAGTTTGGGGAATCGTCGGTCGAGAGTCTTACGAACGACGTAAACAGGAGAAGCAGGACTACTACAAACAGCGCGGACTCCAGCTCATCGAGTGGAACGTTTCTGAATCGATCCCAGAAGTACCGCGACTGTTATCGTGTAGGGTCTCATCGAGGTTGAGCACCGAGGACGCCGTGACCAGTAGCTCGGGTCAATTTGTCGCCGGTTTGAGCAGCTCGGATTCTCACGGGAATGAGCAATTCCCTCAGGCCACCCCAGCGTTGTGA